In one window of Deinococcus apachensis DSM 19763 DNA:
- a CDS encoding ABC transporter substrate-binding protein, with the protein MHRRIVSLLGLTFALTASAALAAGKTVTVAYPSDFHTLDPAIGDDVQNWPVEHALFVTLLTYREGTKLVPWAATDNGKVSADGKTYTFKIKKGITFQDGEPTDAAAFKYAIERVLNPKSKSPQSGKNGWFGNLVGSDAFVDGKAKDVSGIKLLDPYTIQFQLKKPDRTFLNYLATPFASAVPRKAVEKWGSDYSHHVVANGPFVLKQWVPGQKMVLARNPNYFDKANAAKVDEIQILLSLNEQVALLRAQRGDVDVLGNGIPTAQFAAIQQNPRYKGYVHDAVQIGTNYLYMNTQKAPFNNKLVREAVAHAIDKKRILQLVNGRGKVASQILPIGLAGHDETVKDTTYDPEKGKALMKQSGLTNVTTTLITLNDEAFTKIAQAIQQQLAVIGIKADIKALPQAEYINTITTPGATAIGLSGWYQAYPDASDFLPILFKSTAYTRGGWNLSGYSNKEVDRILDQAQGVNLAASVKLYQKAQKMILADYPWVPLYHPVQYDFVNPRIQNFERHPVWGLMYQNWSVK; encoded by the coding sequence ATGCACCGCCGTATCGTTTCCCTGCTCGGATTGACCTTCGCTCTCACCGCCAGCGCCGCGCTCGCCGCTGGCAAGACCGTCACGGTCGCGTACCCCTCGGACTTCCACACGCTCGACCCGGCCATCGGGGACGACGTGCAGAACTGGCCGGTCGAGCACGCGCTGTTTGTCACGCTGCTCACCTACCGTGAGGGCACCAAGCTCGTGCCGTGGGCTGCCACCGACAACGGTAAGGTCAGCGCGGACGGCAAGACCTACACCTTCAAGATCAAGAAGGGCATCACCTTCCAGGACGGTGAACCCACCGATGCAGCCGCCTTCAAATACGCCATCGAGCGGGTCCTGAACCCCAAGAGCAAGTCCCCGCAGAGCGGCAAGAACGGCTGGTTCGGGAACCTCGTCGGCTCGGATGCCTTTGTGGACGGCAAGGCGAAGGACGTGAGCGGCATCAAGCTCCTTGATCCCTACACGATCCAATTCCAGCTGAAGAAACCCGACCGCACCTTCCTGAACTATCTCGCGACGCCGTTCGCTTCAGCGGTCCCGCGCAAGGCCGTGGAGAAGTGGGGCTCCGACTACTCCCACCATGTGGTCGCCAACGGTCCGTTCGTTCTGAAGCAGTGGGTCCCCGGCCAGAAGATGGTGCTCGCGCGCAACCCGAACTACTTCGACAAGGCCAACGCGGCCAAGGTCGACGAGATTCAGATTCTGCTCAGCCTGAACGAGCAGGTCGCGCTGCTGCGCGCGCAGCGCGGTGATGTGGACGTGCTTGGTAACGGTATCCCGACGGCGCAGTTCGCCGCAATTCAGCAGAACCCCAGGTATAAGGGATATGTGCACGACGCGGTGCAGATCGGCACGAACTACCTGTACATGAACACACAAAAGGCGCCGTTCAACAACAAGCTCGTCCGCGAGGCGGTGGCGCACGCCATCGACAAGAAACGCATCCTGCAGCTTGTGAACGGGCGCGGCAAGGTCGCCAGCCAGATTCTGCCGATTGGCCTCGCCGGGCACGACGAGACGGTGAAGGACACCACCTACGACCCCGAGAAGGGCAAAGCCCTGATGAAGCAGTCCGGGCTCACGAACGTCACCACGACCTTGATCACCCTCAACGACGAGGCTTTTACAAAGATCGCGCAGGCCATTCAGCAGCAACTCGCCGTCATTGGCATCAAGGCGGACATCAAGGCCCTGCCGCAGGCCGAGTACATCAACACCATCACCACTCCTGGCGCCACAGCGATCGGCCTCTCCGGCTGGTATCAGGCGTACCCCGACGCGTCGGACTTCCTGCCGATCCTGTTCAAGTCGACGGCATATACGCGGGGCGGCTGGAACCTCTCGGGCTACTCCAACAAGGAAGTCGACCGCATCCTCGACCAGGCGCAGGGGGTGAACTTGGCCGCCAGCGTGAAGCTGTACCAGAAGGCACAAAAGATGATCCTGGCCGATTACCCCTGGGTGCCCCTCTACCACCCCGTGCAGTACGACTTCGTCAACCCGCGCATCCAGAACTTCGAGCGTCACCCTGTCTGGGGACTGATGTATCAGAACTGGAGCGTCAAGTAA
- a CDS encoding ABC transporter permease has protein sequence MLSFLLRRLAWSALVLLCASLLTFFIGYKVPADPARMIAGPNATAETVRSIRHELGLDQPFLAQYGRFLGHAVQGDFGRSYKTEQKVLPTILERFPYTLALALAGLAFELLIGASVGLLAAGTKVRAIDGLASTFVLLTLAVPSFWLGIILLYVFGYKYPLLPLGGADAGPISLLLPALTLGLSGAGYYARMGRASLLEVLGEDYVRTARAKGVAPAQVMLKHAFRNALRPLLTMTALDLGVLLGGALIIEQVFGWPGIGTLAWQAVQNIDLPMIMGTVLFSAACIVFANIIVDMLYSVIDPRISVS, from the coding sequence ATGCTCTCCTTCCTCCTGCGCCGCCTGGCGTGGAGCGCGCTGGTGCTGCTCTGCGCGTCCCTCCTCACCTTCTTCATCGGCTACAAGGTGCCCGCCGACCCGGCGCGCATGATCGCCGGACCGAACGCCACCGCCGAAACGGTACGCAGCATCCGCCACGAGCTCGGCCTCGATCAACCCTTCCTGGCTCAGTACGGCCGTTTCCTGGGGCACGCCGTGCAGGGCGACTTCGGACGCTCCTACAAGACGGAGCAGAAGGTGCTACCTACCATCCTCGAGCGCTTCCCCTACACGCTCGCGCTGGCCCTCGCTGGCCTCGCCTTCGAGCTCCTGATCGGCGCGTCTGTCGGCCTGCTCGCCGCTGGAACGAAAGTCCGCGCCATCGACGGCCTTGCCAGCACCTTCGTCCTGCTGACCCTGGCCGTGCCGTCGTTCTGGCTGGGCATCATCCTGCTGTACGTCTTCGGCTACAAGTACCCACTTCTGCCCCTGGGGGGCGCGGACGCCGGGCCCATCAGCCTGCTTCTTCCCGCCCTCACCCTCGGCCTCTCCGGCGCTGGCTACTACGCCCGCATGGGCCGGGCCAGCCTTCTCGAGGTGCTGGGCGAGGATTACGTCCGCACGGCACGCGCTAAGGGGGTGGCCCCCGCGCAGGTCATGCTCAAGCACGCGTTCCGCAACGCCCTGCGCCCGCTGCTCACCATGACCGCCCTCGACCTGGGCGTCCTGCTCGGCGGTGCCCTCATCATCGAACAGGTCTTCGGCTGGCCCGGCATCGGGACGCTCGCGTGGCAGGCCGTGCAGAACATTGACCTGCCGATGATCATGGGCACCGTCCTCTTCTCCGCGGCGTGCATCGTCTTCGCCAACATCATCGTCGACATGCTCTACAGCGTGATTGACCCGCGCATCTCCGTCTCCTGA